The Clostridium sporogenes genome contains a region encoding:
- a CDS encoding PTS transporter subunit EIIC has protein sequence MKDLIVDKMQMFAKAIIVPVLFLPIVGVILALSSILSNPSIVGESGFLMNIGKFISSGLWPIMTNLSIIFCVGIAMGLAKEKKAEAALVAVFSYLVYLGANNQWLTLTGKLVEYKVPADLYGTGQTLQLGFQVIDMGVFLGMILGVVVAIIHNKYCNKEFPGAFGLYGNTKLVFIVLTPITLILAVVFSYIWPVVAAGISALTGFINAAGAIGVFLYGFLNRFLIPTGLHHLIWTPFSYSNIGGELIINGQKYYGAYNIFLAQLTDPTIKVFDPSAKYLQYGMVKMFGLAGAALAFYKTSKPENKVKLKSILIPAVATSILVGITEPLEFTFLFVAPFLWVVHSVLDGIFEAVVSLLGVRTFAANGFIDFIAYNLPAGMAKTKWPIFIAVGLVQLAVYFFVFKFLIKKFNLKTPGREDKEVKLVTKKDFKENLAKASGEVAASKDSDLARIVVEALGGKENIESVDNCFTRLRLKLKNIDLVDETALKGTGAAGVIKKGNNVQVIYGPKVNGIRNIVDKYLGN, from the coding sequence GTGAAAGATTTAATAGTAGACAAAATGCAAATGTTCGCCAAAGCTATAATTGTTCCCGTATTATTTTTGCCTATTGTAGGTGTGATTTTGGCTTTATCTTCTATTTTAAGTAATCCATCTATTGTAGGAGAAAGTGGCTTCCTAATGAACATAGGTAAATTCATTAGTAGTGGACTTTGGCCTATTATGACAAATTTAAGTATTATTTTCTGTGTGGGAATAGCTATGGGATTAGCAAAAGAAAAGAAAGCAGAAGCGGCACTAGTAGCAGTATTTTCATATTTAGTATATTTGGGAGCTAATAATCAATGGCTTACTCTAACAGGAAAGTTAGTAGAATATAAGGTCCCAGCAGATTTATATGGAACTGGACAGACTCTACAACTAGGATTTCAAGTAATAGACATGGGAGTTTTTCTAGGAATGATTCTTGGTGTGGTAGTGGCAATTATTCATAATAAATATTGTAATAAGGAATTTCCTGGAGCCTTTGGATTATATGGAAATACTAAATTAGTATTTATAGTTTTAACTCCTATTACATTAATATTAGCAGTAGTGTTTAGTTATATTTGGCCTGTAGTAGCTGCTGGTATTAGCGCTCTAACAGGTTTTATAAATGCAGCTGGAGCTATAGGAGTATTTTTATACGGATTTTTGAATAGATTCTTAATTCCAACTGGATTACATCATTTAATATGGACACCATTTTCTTACTCTAACATTGGAGGGGAATTGATTATAAATGGACAAAAATACTATGGAGCTTACAATATATTCTTAGCACAGCTAACTGATCCGACTATAAAGGTTTTTGATCCATCAGCAAAATATTTACAGTATGGTATGGTTAAAATGTTTGGATTGGCAGGAGCAGCCTTAGCTTTTTATAAAACATCTAAACCTGAAAACAAAGTTAAATTAAAGTCTATTTTGATACCAGCAGTAGCAACATCAATATTGGTTGGAATCACAGAGCCTTTAGAATTCACATTTTTGTTTGTAGCGCCATTTTTATGGGTAGTGCACTCAGTATTGGATGGTATATTCGAAGCTGTAGTTTCATTATTAGGAGTTAGAACTTTTGCGGCGAATGGATTTATAGATTTTATAGCTTATAATTTACCAGCAGGAATGGCTAAAACTAAATGGCCTATATTTATAGCTGTTGGATTAGTACAATTAGCAGTGTATTTCTTTGTATTTAAATTCTTAATTAAAAAATTTAATCTTAAAACTCCTGGTAGAGAGGATAAGGAAGTAAAGTTAGTAACTAAAAAAGATTTTAAAGAAAATTTAGCTAAAGCTTCAGGAGAGGTTGCTGCATCCAAAGATTCAGATTTGGCAAGGATAGTAGTTGAAGCATTAGGTGGAAAAGAAAATATAGAAAGTGTTGATAATTGCTTTACACGTTTAAGGTTAAAACTTAAAAATATAGACCTAGTTGATGAGACAGCTTTAAAAGGAACTGGAGCAGCTGGTGTAATAAAGAAAGGTAATAACGTTCAAGTAATATATGGACCAAAAGTAAATGGAATCAGAAATATAGTAGATAAATATCTTGGTAATTAA
- a CDS encoding 6-phospho-alpha-glucosidase — MKKFSVTIAGGGSTFTPGIILMLLDNLDKFPIKKLKLYDNDKERQEVVAGACEVILKEKAPEIEFLATVDPEEAFTDIDFVMAHIRVGKYAMRELDEKIPLKYNVLGQETCGPGGMAYGMRSIGGVIEILDYMEKYSPNAWMLNYSNPAAIVAEATRRLRPNSKILNICDMPIGIEVRMAEILGLESRKDMSVRYYGLNHFGWWTDIRDKDGNDLMPKIKEHVSKHGYVVDKGDSQHIEASWNDTFAKAKDVYAVDPDTLPNTYLKYYLFQDYVVKHANKEYTRANEVMDGREKFVFGECKKVIETQSTEGCELHIDEHASYIVDLARAIAYNTKERMLLIVENNGIIENFDPTAMVEVPCILGSNGPEPLSVGKIPQFQKGLMEQQVSVEKLVVEAWIEKSYQKLWQAITLSKTVPSASVAKNILDDLIKANKDYWPKLK, encoded by the coding sequence ATGAAAAAATTCTCAGTAACAATAGCTGGTGGTGGAAGTACATTTACGCCAGGAATAATATTAATGCTGTTAGATAACTTGGATAAATTCCCTATAAAAAAATTAAAGCTATATGATAATGATAAAGAAAGACAAGAGGTAGTTGCTGGAGCTTGTGAGGTTATTTTAAAAGAGAAAGCACCAGAAATTGAATTTTTAGCTACAGTAGATCCCGAGGAAGCTTTTACAGATATAGACTTTGTTATGGCTCATATAAGAGTAGGTAAATATGCAATGCGTGAGTTAGATGAAAAAATTCCTTTGAAATATAATGTACTTGGACAAGAAACTTGCGGTCCAGGAGGAATGGCTTATGGTATGAGATCTATTGGTGGAGTTATTGAAATACTTGATTATATGGAAAAATATTCACCAAATGCATGGATGTTAAATTACTCTAATCCAGCAGCAATAGTTGCAGAGGCCACTAGAAGATTAAGACCTAATTCAAAGATATTAAACATATGTGATATGCCAATAGGTATAGAAGTACGTATGGCTGAAATTCTAGGATTAGAGTCAAGAAAGGATATGTCAGTTCGCTATTATGGACTTAACCATTTTGGCTGGTGGACAGACATACGTGACAAAGATGGAAATGATTTAATGCCAAAAATAAAAGAACACGTTTCTAAACATGGCTATGTAGTTGATAAGGGAGACAGCCAACATATTGAAGCAAGTTGGAATGATACCTTTGCTAAAGCAAAAGATGTATATGCTGTTGATCCAGATACATTACCTAATACTTATTTAAAATATTATTTATTCCAAGATTATGTTGTTAAACATGCTAATAAAGAATATACAAGAGCAAATGAAGTAATGGATGGAAGAGAAAAATTTGTATTTGGAGAATGTAAAAAAGTTATAGAAACACAATCTACAGAAGGTTGTGAACTTCACATAGATGAACATGCTTCTTATATAGTTGACCTTGCAAGAGCTATAGCATACAATACAAAGGAAAGAATGTTATTAATTGTAGAAAACAATGGTATAATTGAAAATTTTGATCCTACAGCTATGGTTGAAGTACCTTGTATTCTTGGAAGCAATGGACCAGAACCATTATCAGTAGGTAAGATTCCACAATTCCAAAAAGGATTAATGGAACAACAAGTATCTGTAGAAAAGTTAGTAGTTGAAGCTTGGATAGAAAAATCTTATCAAAAATTATGGCAAGCTATTACACTTTCTAAGACAGTACCTAGTGCATCTGTTGCTAAGAATATTTTAGATGATTTAATTAAAGCAAATAAGGATTATTGGCCTAAATTAAAGTAG
- a CDS encoding PTS sugar transporter subunit IIA yields MFKKFKSFLSNDKSDIQQENLNEVFVSPISGEIISLDDVPDEVFSQRMMGDGFAIQPENGEVFSPVDGTITAVFPTKHAISIKSNYGVEILIHFGLDTVNLNGEGFQVYVEEGSVVKAGEILLKVNIEEIKNKVPSVVVPIIFMELNGKSFSYNIGKVGAKEQDVITLK; encoded by the coding sequence ATGTTTAAAAAATTTAAATCTTTTTTATCTAATGATAAATCAGATATTCAACAAGAAAATTTAAATGAAGTATTTGTAAGCCCTATTTCTGGAGAAATAATAAGTCTAGATGATGTTCCAGATGAGGTATTTTCCCAAAGAATGATGGGAGATGGGTTTGCTATACAACCTGAAAATGGAGAGGTATTTTCACCAGTGGATGGAACAATTACAGCAGTTTTCCCTACTAAACATGCTATTTCAATAAAAAGCAATTATGGGGTTGAAATTTTGATCCATTTTGGTTTGGATACAGTTAATTTAAATGGAGAAGGTTTTCAAGTTTATGTTGAAGAAGGAAGTGTAGTAAAGGCAGGGGAGATCTTATTGAAGGTTAATATAGAAGAAATAAAGAATAAAGTGCCCTCTGTTGTTGTTCCTATAATATTTATGGAGCTTAATGGAAAGAGTTTTAGTTATAATATTGGAAAGGTTGGAGCTAAAGAACAGGATGTAATAACCTTAAAATAA
- a CDS encoding MurR/RpiR family transcriptional regulator yields MNLDISKIVDKYHLSKVEENILIYIINNIDHVKEIGVRGVAKEHYTSTTTIVNLAKKIGYSGFLDMYYNLSFTLKDKRKYFNSGKNNKYYGVELEELLALIEDKDISDFIDLLIKNKNEVIYTNGVAFSYFIAQYFTRKLIVLGFKCIYSEAYESYDVNAIKAKLLIAISKSGETDFIVRASESAKKNGIKIVSFTGEAENTLAKMSDINFKIYDMHTIDDRNKLSNSFYPNTLMLFEFLIGKYLERIKADSV; encoded by the coding sequence ATGAATTTAGATATTAGCAAGATTGTAGATAAATATCACTTAAGCAAAGTAGAAGAGAATATATTAATTTATATTATAAATAATATAGACCATGTTAAAGAAATAGGGGTAAGAGGAGTAGCAAAGGAACACTACACCTCTACTACCACTATTGTGAATTTAGCAAAAAAAATAGGGTATTCTGGATTCTTAGATATGTATTATAATTTAAGTTTTACTTTGAAGGATAAGAGAAAATATTTTAATAGCGGAAAGAATAATAAATATTATGGAGTAGAATTAGAAGAATTGTTAGCACTAATAGAAGATAAAGATATAAGTGATTTTATAGATTTATTAATAAAAAATAAAAATGAAGTTATATATACTAATGGGGTAGCATTTTCATATTTTATTGCACAATATTTTACTAGAAAACTTATAGTTCTTGGTTTTAAATGTATTTATTCTGAAGCATATGAAAGTTATGATGTAAATGCTATAAAAGCTAAATTACTAATAGCTATTTCTAAATCAGGTGAAACAGATTTTATAGTAAGGGCTTCTGAATCTGCTAAGAAAAATGGAATAAAAATAGTTTCTTTTACAGGAGAAGCAGAAAATACATTAGCTAAAATGTCTGATATTAACTTTAAAATATATGATATGCACACTATAGATGATCGTAATAAATTGTCTAATTCATTCTATCCTAATACATTAATGCTATTTGAATTTTTAATAGGTAAATATTTAGAAAGAATTAAAGCTGATTCAGTTTAA
- a CDS encoding cold-shock protein, which produces MNGTVKWFNAEKGFGFITGEDGNDVFAHFSQINSEGYKSLEEGQKVSYDVVKGPKGPQAENITII; this is translated from the coding sequence ATGAATGGTACAGTAAAATGGTTTAATGCAGAAAAAGGATTTGGATTTATTACAGGAGAAGATGGAAATGATGTTTTTGCACATTTTTCTCAAATAAATTCAGAAGGTTACAAATCACTTGAAGAAGGTCAAAAAGTTTCTTATGACGTTGTTAAGGGCCCAAAAGGACCTCAAGCAGAAAATATCACTATTATTTAA
- a CDS encoding DUF1003 domain-containing protein, whose amino-acid sequence MDSKNVMSYSKEELIRKILEKDKDLKGSNIYEELFHELISGKISKNINNAHDNNLTLGQRTADKIATFGGSWTFIITFGVVLSIWIIGNAVILSNKAFDPYPFVFLNLILSCLAAIQAPIIMMSQNRQAERDRLTAANNYLVNLKSEIIIEDLYNKIDMLIDQQEEYKKNQEILLKKIEELKSN is encoded by the coding sequence ATGGATAGTAAGAATGTAATGTCCTACAGCAAAGAAGAGTTAATACGTAAAATATTGGAAAAGGATAAGGATTTAAAAGGCAGTAATATTTATGAAGAATTATTTCATGAACTTATTAGTGGTAAGATTTCAAAGAATATAAATAATGCACATGATAACAATTTAACATTAGGACAAAGAACTGCTGATAAAATAGCTACATTTGGTGGAAGTTGGACATTTATAATTACTTTTGGTGTAGTATTATCGATTTGGATTATAGGTAATGCTGTTATTCTAAGTAATAAAGCATTTGATCCATATCCTTTTGTATTTTTGAATCTAATATTATCTTGTCTTGCTGCTATACAAGCGCCAATAATAATGATGTCACAAAATCGTCAAGCGGAAAGAGATAGATTAACTGCTGCAAATAACTACCTTGTTAATTTAAAATCTGAAATTATAATAGAAGATTTGTACAATAAAATTGATATGTTAATAGATCAACAGGAAGAATATAAAAAAAATCAAGAAATATTATTAAAGAAAATAGAAGAATTAAAATCTAATTAA